One window of Neisseria subflava genomic DNA carries:
- a CDS encoding nucleobase:cation symporter-2 family protein, which translates to MAGMTEKQAESLDLVYGLEDKPPFGNALLSAVTHLLAIFVPMITPALIVGGALELPVEMTAYLVSMAMVASGVGTYLQVNRFGPVGSGMLSIQSVNFSFVTVMIALGTGMKEGGLTEDVMISTLLGVSFVGAFLVCFSAWLLPYLKKVITPTVSGVVVMLIGLSLVHVGITDFGGGFGAKADGTFGSMENLGLASLVLLIVLVFNCLKNPLLRMSGIAVGLIVGYIVALFLGKVDFSALQNLPLITLPVPFKYGFAFDWHAFIVAGAIFLLSVFEAVGDLTATAMVSEQPIEGEEYTKRLRGGVLADGLVSVIATALGSLPLTTFAQNNGVIQMTGVASRHVGKYIAAILVLLGLFPVIGRAFTTIPSPVLGGAMVLMFGLIAIAGVRILVSHGIRRREAVIAATSVGLGLGVAFEPEVFKNLPVLFQNSISAGGIMAVLLNLVLPEDKTDKAVKVETDSLDH; encoded by the coding sequence ATGGCCGGAATGACTGAAAAACAGGCGGAATCGCTTGATTTGGTTTATGGTTTGGAAGACAAGCCGCCGTTTGGGAATGCGTTGTTGAGTGCGGTTACGCACCTTCTGGCGATTTTTGTCCCGATGATTACTCCGGCATTGATTGTCGGCGGGGCGTTGGAGCTGCCGGTTGAAATGACGGCTTATTTGGTGTCGATGGCGATGGTGGCTTCCGGTGTCGGTACTTATTTGCAGGTCAACCGTTTCGGGCCGGTCGGTTCGGGTATGTTGTCGATTCAGTCGGTTAACTTCTCTTTTGTTACCGTGATGATTGCGCTCGGTACCGGTATGAAAGAGGGCGGCTTGACTGAAGATGTGATGATTTCAACGCTCTTGGGCGTGTCCTTTGTCGGCGCGTTTTTGGTGTGTTTCTCCGCTTGGCTTTTGCCTTATTTGAAAAAAGTGATTACGCCGACTGTAAGCGGCGTGGTTGTCATGCTGATTGGCCTGAGCTTGGTGCATGTCGGTATTACCGATTTCGGCGGCGGCTTCGGTGCGAAAGCAGACGGTACGTTCGGTTCGATGGAAAACTTAGGTCTGGCATCGCTGGTGTTGCTGATTGTGTTGGTTTTCAACTGCTTGAAGAATCCATTGCTGCGCATGAGCGGCATTGCGGTGGGTTTGATCGTCGGGTATATCGTTGCGCTGTTTTTGGGCAAAGTGGATTTTTCCGCCCTGCAAAACCTGCCGCTGATTACCCTGCCTGTTCCGTTTAAATATGGCTTTGCATTTGATTGGCACGCGTTTATCGTTGCCGGTGCGATTTTCTTGTTGAGCGTATTTGAAGCAGTGGGCGATTTGACGGCGACTGCGATGGTCTCCGAGCAGCCGATTGAGGGTGAGGAATACACCAAACGTCTGCGCGGCGGCGTATTGGCAGATGGTTTGGTATCTGTGATTGCGACTGCGTTGGGCTCTTTGCCTTTGACCACTTTTGCGCAAAATAACGGCGTGATTCAAATGACCGGCGTGGCTTCGCGTCATGTAGGCAAATATATTGCGGCGATTTTGGTATTGTTGGGCTTGTTCCCCGTTATCGGCCGTGCATTTACCACGATTCCGAGTCCGGTTTTGGGTGGCGCGATGGTATTGATGTTTGGCCTGATTGCGATTGCCGGCGTGCGGATTTTGGTCAGCCACGGTATTCGCCGTCGTGAAGCAGTCATCGCGGCGACTTCTGTCGGTTTAGGTTTGGGCGTGGCATTTGAGCCGGAAGTGTTCAAAAACCTGCCTGTATTGTTCCAAAACTCAATTTCCGCAGGCGGTATTATGGCGGTATTGTTGAACTTGGTTTTACCGGAAGATAAAACCGATAAAGCGGTTAAGGTGGAAACCGACAGTTTGGATCACTAA
- the hemW gene encoding radical SAM family heme chaperone HemW produces MTQITFQRPGQLTALPPLSLYIHIPWCIKKCPYCDFNSHSLKNGLPEEAYIDALLTDLQLELPNIWGRPVETIFFGGGTPSLFQAKSIDRLLSGVRSLVRLHPEAEITLEANPGTFEIEKFQGFKDAGITRLSIGVQSFNDDMLTRLGRVHNGKEALTAIDTALKLFEKVNIDLMYALPNQTVQTALNDVQTAIATGVSHISAYHLTMEPNTPFGHTPPKGLPQDEAALDIEDAVHGALEGAGFIHYETSAFAKPGMQCRHNLNYWQFGDYLGIGAGAHGKISYPDHIERTVRRRHPNDYLAAIQSNPHEAVERKTVAAEDLPFEFMMNALRLTDGVPAAMLQERTGVPTAKIMAQIETTRQKGLLESDPTVFRPTEQGCLFLNDLLQCFL; encoded by the coding sequence ATGACCCAAATCACCTTCCAACGTCCCGGCCAGCTAACCGCCCTGCCTCCTTTATCACTCTATATCCATATTCCTTGGTGCATCAAAAAATGCCCGTATTGCGACTTCAATTCCCACAGCCTGAAAAACGGCCTGCCGGAAGAAGCCTATATCGATGCCCTATTAACCGACTTGCAACTTGAATTGCCCAATATTTGGGGCAGACCTGTGGAAACCATATTCTTCGGTGGCGGCACACCCAGCCTATTTCAAGCGAAATCAATTGACCGCTTGTTAAGCGGCGTGCGTTCATTAGTGCGTTTGCACCCCGAAGCGGAAATTACTTTGGAAGCCAATCCGGGCACATTTGAAATTGAGAAGTTTCAAGGATTTAAAGACGCAGGTATTACGCGCCTGTCTATCGGCGTACAGAGTTTTAATGACGATATGCTTACTCGATTGGGACGCGTTCACAACGGCAAAGAAGCCCTGACAGCCATTGATACTGCCTTGAAATTATTTGAAAAAGTTAATATCGATTTGATGTATGCCCTACCAAACCAAACCGTTCAGACGGCCTTAAACGATGTGCAAACGGCTATCGCAACAGGCGTATCGCATATCAGCGCATATCATCTGACCATGGAACCGAACACGCCTTTCGGTCATACGCCGCCAAAAGGATTGCCGCAAGATGAAGCAGCATTGGATATTGAAGATGCCGTACACGGTGCATTGGAAGGCGCAGGCTTTATTCACTATGAAACATCGGCTTTTGCAAAACCTGGTATGCAGTGCCGCCATAATTTGAACTATTGGCAGTTCGGCGATTACTTGGGTATAGGTGCGGGCGCACACGGCAAAATCTCCTATCCTGACCATATCGAACGCACCGTCCGCCGTCGTCATCCCAACGACTATCTTGCCGCCATACAAAGCAATCCGCATGAAGCAGTTGAACGCAAAACTGTTGCTGCTGAAGACCTTCCATTCGAGTTCATGATGAACGCCCTGCGCCTGACCGACGGCGTACCTGCTGCAATGTTGCAGGAACGTACCGGCGTCCCCACTGCAAAAATCATGGCTCAAATCGAAACCACCAGACAAAAAGGCCTGCTTGAATCAGACCCGACCGTGTTCCGCCCGACCGAACAAGGCTGTTTGTTCTTAAACGATTTGTTACAGTGTTTTTTATAA
- the rdgB gene encoding RdgB/HAM1 family non-canonical purine NTP pyrophosphatase produces the protein MFEKIVLASGNAGKLKEFSRLFTDLNIEVLPQSQFNTPECPEPYHTFVENALAKARHAAKYSALPALADDSGICTNALNGAPGIFSARYAGENPKSDAANNAKLSADLADKDDKSCYYVCVLVLVRHENDPQPIIAEGIWHGQWQAEAAGTNGFGYDPHFYLAEHGCTAAELGPEIKNAESHRAQALRELLRKIESL, from the coding sequence ATGTTTGAAAAAATCGTCCTTGCCAGTGGCAACGCAGGCAAACTCAAAGAATTTTCCCGCCTCTTTACCGACTTAAACATCGAAGTCCTGCCACAATCGCAGTTCAATACGCCCGAATGTCCCGAGCCGTACCATACCTTTGTTGAAAATGCCCTGGCTAAAGCACGCCATGCCGCCAAATACAGCGCCTTACCGGCACTTGCCGACGATTCCGGCATCTGCACCAACGCCTTAAACGGCGCACCCGGCATTTTCTCCGCCCGTTATGCAGGCGAAAACCCCAAATCCGATGCCGCAAACAACGCCAAACTGTCTGCCGATCTTGCCGATAAAGACGATAAAAGCTGTTACTACGTCTGCGTGCTCGTCCTCGTCCGCCACGAAAACGACCCGCAACCCATCATCGCCGAAGGCATCTGGCACGGACAATGGCAGGCAGAAGCCGCAGGTACAAACGGCTTCGGCTACGACCCGCATTTCTATCTGGCCGAACATGGTTGCACCGCCGCCGAGCTTGGTCCTGAAATCAAAAATGCCGAAAGCCACCGCGCCCAAGCATTGCGTGAATTGTTAAGAAAAATTGAATCCTTATAA
- a CDS encoding dioxygenase, which produces MNELTSLMQTEAPGIVGETLDFCLYECSIEDAPDAEEVAQWRDILKARGGKFVRLAGICQTWLDEEADK; this is translated from the coding sequence ATGAACGAACTGACCAGCCTTATGCAGACCGAAGCCCCAGGGATTGTTGGCGAGACATTAGACTTCTGCCTTTACGAATGCAGTATTGAAGATGCCCCGGATGCAGAAGAAGTGGCACAATGGCGTGATATTTTGAAGGCTCGAGGTGGGAAATTTGTCCGCTTGGCAGGTATTTGCCAAACATGGTTGGATGAAGAGGCCGACAAATGA
- a CDS encoding opacity family porin codes for MKKVLVTLIALSLPAFALADETKGFYVQADAGHATVKLGGASIKGFSPRISAGYDFGDFRVAADYTHYKSAKINVPSVYAEAKYHSAGVSAIYDFDLQAPVKPYVGVRLGLNHSTHKYQTAEQTAERKDTKIGVGAMAGVSYDVTQNVALDAGYRYNHWSKINNVKLHSHEVSAGVRVKF; via the coding sequence ATGAAAAAAGTTCTGGTAACACTGATTGCTCTTTCCCTGCCTGCATTTGCATTGGCTGATGAAACCAAAGGTTTTTATGTTCAGGCTGATGCTGGTCATGCTACTGTAAAACTGGGTGGCGCATCAATTAAAGGCTTTAGCCCTCGTATTTCTGCAGGCTACGATTTCGGCGATTTCCGTGTTGCTGCCGACTATACGCATTATAAATCTGCAAAGATTAATGTACCTTCGGTATATGCTGAGGCTAAATATCACAGTGCCGGTGTATCTGCTATTTATGATTTTGACCTGCAAGCTCCTGTAAAACCTTATGTAGGTGTTCGCCTGGGTCTTAACCACTCTACTCATAAATATCAAACAGCCGAACAAACAGCTGAACGTAAGGATACTAAAATTGGCGTAGGTGCAATGGCTGGTGTAAGTTATGATGTAACTCAAAATGTAGCACTGGATGCAGGCTATCGCTATAACCACTGGAGCAAGATCAATAACGTTAAGCTCCATTCCCACGAAGTATCTGCCGGTGTACGCGTAAAATTCTAA
- the nrdD gene encoding anaerobic ribonucleoside-triphosphate reductase produces the protein MIRLHPEQLNGKLQFMRDYISAQNAADGSKMDANANVTQKNIATMEAEIMKDFFVQINRAQVSRKIAEIFDQSVADEYIRQIEAHEIYVHDETSLKPYCVSVTLYPFLLDGLSKLGGESKAPQHLASFCGSFINLVFAISAQFAGAVATVEFLTYFDYFARKDYGDDYLETHGKEIANHMQQVVYSINQPAAARGYQSVFWNISVYDQYYFDAMFGDFVFPDFSKPVWASVAKLQNFFLKWFNQERTKAVLTFPVVTAAMLTDGGKCKDTVFADEMAKELAEGNSFFVYLSDNPDSLASCCRLRNAIEDRTFSYTLGAGGVATGSINVITINMNRLEQDGRDLAAEVAKIHKYQYAYRKLMEEYQAAGMLPVYDAGFITLDKQFLTIGINGMAEAAESQGIKVGYNDDYINFVQGRLKTIFEANQAASKHYGVKFNTEFVPAENLGVKNAKWDKADGYKVSRECYNSYFYVVEDEEINALDKFLLHGKELVDWLDGGSALHLNLDEALPESGYRSLLDIAAQTGCNYFCVNVRITICNECGHIDKRTLHACSACGSHDIDYGTRVIGYLKRVSAFSSGRSKEHALRHYHRKAA, from the coding sequence ATGATTCGGCTGCATCCCGAACAGTTAAACGGAAAACTACAATTCATGCGCGACTACATCAGCGCGCAAAACGCGGCGGACGGCTCGAAAATGGACGCCAACGCCAACGTTACCCAGAAGAACATCGCTACGATGGAAGCGGAAATCATGAAAGACTTTTTCGTGCAGATTAACCGCGCCCAAGTGTCGCGCAAAATTGCCGAAATTTTCGACCAATCCGTCGCCGACGAATACATCCGCCAGATTGAGGCACATGAGATTTATGTGCACGACGAAACCAGCCTCAAGCCTTATTGTGTGTCGGTTACGCTGTATCCCTTCCTGCTCGACGGCTTAAGCAAACTCGGCGGAGAATCTAAGGCGCCACAACATTTGGCATCGTTTTGCGGCTCGTTTATCAACCTTGTGTTTGCCATTAGCGCGCAGTTTGCCGGCGCGGTGGCGACGGTGGAATTTCTGACTTATTTCGACTACTTCGCCCGTAAAGACTACGGCGACGATTATTTGGAAACCCACGGCAAAGAAATCGCCAATCATATGCAGCAGGTAGTGTACAGCATTAACCAGCCCGCCGCCGCGCGCGGCTATCAGAGCGTATTCTGGAATATTTCCGTTTACGATCAATACTATTTTGATGCGATGTTCGGCGATTTCGTCTTCCCCGATTTCAGCAAACCGGTGTGGGCGAGTGTGGCGAAGCTGCAAAACTTCTTCCTCAAATGGTTCAATCAGGAGCGCACCAAAGCCGTTTTGACTTTCCCTGTCGTGACCGCTGCGATGCTGACCGACGGCGGTAAATGCAAAGACACCGTGTTCGCCGACGAAATGGCGAAAGAGTTGGCGGAAGGCAATTCCTTCTTTGTTTATCTTTCCGACAATCCGGACTCGTTGGCTTCCTGCTGCCGCCTGCGTAACGCCATCGAAGACCGAACCTTCAGCTACACTCTCGGCGCGGGCGGCGTAGCGACCGGTTCCATCAACGTCATCACCATCAATATGAACCGATTGGAGCAAGACGGGCGCGACCTTGCCGCCGAAGTGGCCAAAATCCACAAATACCAATACGCCTACCGCAAACTGATGGAAGAATACCAAGCCGCCGGAATGCTGCCCGTTTACGATGCAGGCTTCATCACGCTGGACAAACAGTTCCTTACCATCGGCATCAACGGCATGGCGGAAGCCGCCGAATCGCAAGGCATTAAAGTCGGCTACAACGACGATTACATCAACTTCGTCCAAGGCCGTCTGAAAACCATATTTGAAGCCAACCAAGCCGCCAGCAAACACTACGGCGTGAAATTCAACACCGAGTTTGTCCCCGCCGAAAACCTCGGTGTAAAAAACGCCAAATGGGACAAAGCCGACGGCTACAAAGTCAGCCGTGAATGCTACAACTCCTATTTCTACGTCGTCGAAGACGAAGAAATCAACGCGCTCGACAAATTCCTGCTGCACGGCAAAGAACTGGTGGACTGGCTCGACGGTGGCTCCGCGCTGCACCTGAACCTCGATGAAGCCCTGCCCGAATCCGGCTACCGCTCGCTCTTAGACATCGCCGCGCAAACCGGCTGCAACTACTTCTGCGTGAACGTGCGCATTACCATTTGCAACGAATGCGGCCATATCGACAAACGTACCTTACACGCCTGTTCCGCCTGTGGCAGCCACGACATCGATTACGGCACCCGCGTCATCGGCTATCTGAAACGCGTATCCGCATTCAGTAGCGGACGGAGCAAAGAGCACGCACTCAGACATTATCACCGTAAAGCGGCGTAA
- the nrdG gene encoding anaerobic ribonucleoside-triphosphate reductase activating protein — MSGLKFTIEQIVWQEVPGEVSLAFLFSGCPLRCKGCHSADTWKEGIGTELTGDYLKGRLKRYRGLISCVLFMGGEWQPEALQKMLAIVTQAGLKACLYTGLECEELEAVSDGILPYLTYLKTGRWQMELGGLDSPTTNQKFIDLRTGEVLNRLFIKDKPAPKVFPVASI, encoded by the coding sequence ATGAGTGGTTTGAAATTTACAATCGAGCAAATTGTATGGCAGGAAGTGCCGGGCGAAGTGTCGTTGGCATTTCTGTTTTCCGGCTGTCCGTTGCGTTGCAAAGGTTGCCACAGTGCCGATACATGGAAAGAGGGCATTGGCACAGAATTGACCGGGGATTATTTAAAAGGCCGTCTGAAACGCTATCGCGGATTAATCAGCTGCGTGTTGTTTATGGGTGGGGAATGGCAGCCGGAAGCCTTGCAGAAAATGCTGGCCATTGTGACACAGGCGGGTTTGAAAGCCTGCTTGTACACCGGTTTGGAGTGTGAGGAGTTGGAGGCGGTTTCAGACGGCATTCTGCCTTATCTGACGTATCTGAAAACCGGCCGCTGGCAGATGGAGCTGGGCGGCTTGGACAGCCCGACCACCAATCAGAAGTTTATTGATTTGCGTACGGGCGAAGTGTTGAACCGCTTGTTTATCAAAGACAAACCTGCGCCTAAAGTTTTTCCAGTGGCTTCAATTTAG
- a CDS encoding thioredoxin family protein — MPKPTPEELAAFAKHVAAFIPTTPDELLQLIDSQETAIVFLGKPSCSYCRRFVAKLFTVSINKQLTIRFTDSSNKAALKTFREQHGIKTVPALLNISQGKIKSVCDSKLSEEEIEAFLSA, encoded by the coding sequence ATGCCCAAGCCCACACCTGAAGAATTGGCAGCCTTTGCAAAACACGTTGCTGCCTTCATCCCAACCACACCTGACGAACTTCTTCAACTCATTGATAGTCAAGAAACTGCTATCGTCTTTCTAGGCAAACCAAGTTGTTCATACTGTCGCCGTTTTGTTGCAAAACTGTTTACTGTTTCCATAAACAAGCAGCTTACTATCCGCTTTACAGACAGCAGCAACAAAGCAGCTTTAAAAACTTTTCGTGAACAACACGGCATCAAAACTGTTCCCGCATTACTCAACATCTCACAAGGCAAAATAAAATCCGTCTGCGATTCCAAATTATCAGAAGAAGAAATAGAAGCTTTTTTGAGCGCTTAG
- the bamC gene encoding outer membrane protein assembly factor BamC yields MTYIKPIVVALALISMTACSGSKKEQPKLDYQSQSHRLVKLEVPPDLNNPDQGNLYQLPAGSGAVRASDFNKRRTQAVQQPANAEVLKSVKGVRLERDGNQRWLVVDGKSPREIWPLLKVFWQENGFDIKSEEPAIGQMETEWAENRAKIPQDSLRRLLDKVGLGGIYSTSERDKFIIRIEQGKNGSTDIFFAHKGMKEVYADRKKDTTMWQPSESDPNLEAAFLARFMQYLGVDGQQAEQALTQSVAARSNASELARLDNGTLLLAGDYGRNWRRTALALDRIGLTVIGQNAERRAFLVQQAPTEGEAVANKKPGLFKRVFGKGKAEAPKTYPEIIVYVEPINNGARLHLLNKDGSPYKGSDASTLLSRLHTELR; encoded by the coding sequence ATGACCTATATCAAACCCATCGTAGTAGCCCTCGCCCTGATTAGCATGACTGCCTGTTCCGGCAGCAAAAAAGAACAACCCAAACTCGACTATCAAAGTCAATCGCACCGCTTGGTCAAACTGGAAGTACCACCTGATTTGAACAACCCGGACCAAGGCAACCTCTATCAATTACCGGCAGGCAGCGGCGCCGTCCGCGCCAGCGACTTCAACAAACGCCGCACCCAAGCCGTACAACAACCTGCCAATGCAGAAGTTTTGAAATCCGTTAAAGGCGTACGCCTTGAGCGTGACGGCAACCAACGCTGGTTGGTTGTCGATGGCAAATCGCCTCGCGAAATTTGGCCTTTACTGAAAGTGTTCTGGCAAGAGAACGGTTTTGACATCAAATCCGAAGAACCGGCCATCGGCCAAATGGAGACCGAGTGGGCTGAAAACCGAGCCAAAATCCCTCAAGACAGCCTGCGCCGCCTGTTGGATAAAGTCGGCTTGGGCGGCATCTACTCCACCAGCGAACGCGACAAATTCATCATCCGCATCGAACAAGGCAAAAACGGTTCGACTGACATCTTCTTCGCCCATAAAGGCATGAAAGAAGTTTATGCCGACCGTAAAAAAGACACCACCATGTGGCAGCCAAGCGAGAGCGACCCTAACCTCGAAGCCGCATTCCTCGCCCGCTTTATGCAATACTTGGGCGTTGACGGCCAACAAGCCGAACAGGCACTGACCCAAAGCGTTGCCGCCCGCAGCAATGCCTCCGAGTTGGCCCGTTTGGACAACGGCACCCTGCTGCTGGCAGGCGATTACGGTCGCAACTGGCGCCGTACCGCCCTTGCGCTTGACCGCATCGGCCTGACTGTTATCGGTCAAAATGCTGAACGCCGCGCTTTCTTGGTTCAACAAGCGCCAACCGAAGGCGAAGCAGTTGCCAATAAAAAACCAGGCCTGTTCAAACGCGTATTTGGCAAAGGCAAAGCAGAAGCGCCAAAAACTTATCCTGAAATCATCGTATATGTTGAGCCTATCAACAATGGCGCACGCCTCCATCTGTTGAACAAAGACGGCAGCCCATACAAAGGCAGCGATGCCTCCACATTGTTGAGCCGCCTGCACACAGAATTGCGTTAA
- a CDS encoding NGO_0222 family membrane protein, protein MTRQKAYLLLTALFTLMFIVLILLGAYLLSIHSKQFAVAAFLFAFAAVFAQIGSLALYIRHKARAQMARMQQTETH, encoded by the coding sequence ATGACCCGACAAAAAGCCTATCTGCTCCTGACCGCCCTGTTTACCCTGATGTTTATCGTCCTGATTCTGTTGGGCGCTTATCTTCTGAGCATTCACAGCAAACAATTTGCCGTTGCCGCCTTTCTGTTTGCCTTTGCCGCCGTTTTTGCCCAAATCGGCAGCCTTGCCCTTTACATCCGCCACAAAGCACGCGCACAAATGGCCCGTATGCAGCAAACCGAAACCCATTAA
- the dapA gene encoding 4-hydroxy-tetrahydrodipicolinate synthase, which yields MLKGSLVALITPMNQDGSINYEQLHDLIDWHIENGTDGIVAVGTTGESATLPVEEHLAVIEATVKHVNKRVPVIAGTGANNTVEAIALSKAAEQAGADYTLSVVPYYNKPSQEGIYQHFKAIAEATSIPMIIYNVPGRTVVSMSNDTILRLAEIPNIVGVKEASGNIGNNIELINNVPEGFAVFSGDDPTGLPFMLCGGHGVVTVAANVAPKLFADMCRAALEGDIATARRLNEQLIPIYNTMFCEPSPAAPKWGLSLLGKCEPHVRLPLVALTEAGQAKVRAALEKSGQI from the coding sequence ATGTTAAAAGGCAGTCTAGTTGCCCTGATTACCCCGATGAATCAAGACGGCAGCATCAACTACGAACAACTTCATGACTTAATTGACTGGCACATTGAAAACGGTACCGACGGCATCGTCGCAGTCGGCACCACCGGCGAGTCAGCCACCCTGCCTGTTGAAGAACATTTGGCCGTTATTGAAGCCACTGTCAAACACGTCAACAAGCGCGTTCCCGTTATCGCTGGCACAGGCGCCAACAATACTGTCGAAGCCATCGCCCTTTCCAAAGCCGCTGAGCAAGCCGGTGCGGACTACACCTTATCTGTTGTTCCCTACTACAACAAACCTTCGCAAGAAGGCATTTACCAACATTTCAAAGCCATCGCCGAAGCCACTTCGATTCCGATGATTATCTATAATGTTCCCGGCCGTACCGTCGTGAGCATGAGCAACGACACTATTTTGCGTTTGGCCGAGATTCCGAATATCGTCGGCGTGAAAGAAGCCAGCGGCAATATCGGCAACAACATCGAATTGATCAACAACGTTCCTGAAGGTTTTGCCGTGTTCTCCGGTGACGACCCTACCGGTCTGCCTTTCATGCTGTGTGGCGGTCATGGCGTGGTAACCGTTGCAGCCAACGTTGCACCGAAACTCTTTGCCGACATGTGTCGAGCCGCCCTTGAGGGCGATATTGCGACCGCCCGTCGTCTAAACGAGCAACTTATCCCAATTTATAACACCATGTTCTGCGAGCCCAGCCCGGCCGCGCCCAAATGGGGCCTGAGCTTATTGGGCAAATGCGAACCCCATGTTCGTCTGCCTTTGGTAGCACTGACCGAAGCCGGTCAAGCCAAAGTCCGAGCCGCTCTGGAAAAATCAGGACAAATCTGA
- a CDS encoding VanZ family protein, translating into MKALPLNKFTAAALIWFAAAIYALLFKEGGNSAPPFPHFDKVGHFGLFFGQAWLCAKIFIQDNRTIPYKGILFAALLFAIGSELAQAFLTATRQGSIADGIADMAGTAAALWFAEKIKAAKS; encoded by the coding sequence ATGAAAGCCTTACCATTAAACAAATTCACTGCCGCTGCCTTGATTTGGTTTGCCGCCGCCATTTATGCCTTGCTTTTCAAAGAGGGCGGCAATAGCGCTCCACCATTTCCCCATTTTGATAAAGTCGGCCATTTCGGGCTGTTCTTCGGTCAGGCATGGTTGTGTGCAAAAATATTTATTCAAGACAATAGGACTATTCCCTATAAAGGCATTCTGTTTGCCGCTTTATTGTTTGCCATAGGAAGCGAGCTGGCTCAGGCATTTCTGACTGCTACGCGCCAAGGTTCGATCGCGGACGGCATTGCCGATATGGCAGGTACGGCTGCGGCACTGTGGTTTGCAGAAAAAATAAAAGCAGCAAAAAGTTAG
- a CDS encoding THUMP domain-containing class I SAM-dependent RNA methyltransferase, producing the protein MTVYSLFITCPRGLEAPLTQELESMACQDIRAVDGGVACKGTMEQVYRINLHSRVASRVLLRLTKGGYRNEHDIYKLARNLHWTGWFKLEQTFKVKVEGKRANVKSLDFVGLKIKDAVCDAFRDIYDARPSVGKINPDIRIHAFIDERNVEIFIDTSGEALFKRGYRQDTGEAPLRENLAAGLLLLAGYDGTQPFQDPFCGSGTIAIEAAWIATHRAPGLMRRFGFEKLQNFDKEKWQALRREAEKQIKPAAAPISGSDNDRYMIRAALANAQAAEVDNFIRFDVQDAQAARPNGEHGIMISNPPYGVRLAEIQALQALYPQLGTWLKQHYAGWLAGMFTGDRDMPKFMRLSPKRKIPLFNGNLDCRLFLMDMVKGSNRG; encoded by the coding sequence ATGACGGTTTATTCACTTTTTATTACTTGTCCTCGCGGTTTAGAAGCGCCTTTGACGCAGGAACTCGAAAGCATGGCATGTCAGGATATCCGCGCTGTTGACGGCGGTGTGGCATGTAAAGGCACCATGGAGCAGGTGTATCGCATCAACCTGCATTCGCGCGTTGCTAGCCGCGTTTTGTTGCGTTTGACCAAAGGCGGTTATCGCAACGAACACGATATCTACAAACTTGCACGAAATCTGCATTGGACAGGTTGGTTTAAGCTGGAACAGACCTTTAAAGTCAAAGTCGAAGGCAAGCGCGCCAATGTGAAAAGCTTGGATTTTGTCGGTTTGAAAATCAAAGATGCCGTCTGTGATGCCTTCCGCGATATTTATGATGCGCGTCCGAGCGTGGGCAAAATCAACCCCGATATCCGTATTCATGCCTTTATCGATGAGCGCAATGTGGAAATTTTTATCGATACTTCCGGCGAAGCACTCTTCAAACGCGGCTATCGTCAGGATACCGGCGAAGCGCCATTAAGAGAGAACTTAGCGGCAGGTTTGCTGCTTTTGGCAGGCTATGATGGTACGCAGCCTTTCCAAGACCCGTTTTGCGGCAGTGGCACGATTGCCATTGAGGCTGCATGGATTGCGACACACCGTGCGCCGGGCTTGATGCGCCGTTTCGGTTTTGAAAAACTGCAAAACTTCGACAAAGAAAAATGGCAAGCCCTGCGCCGTGAAGCTGAAAAACAAATCAAACCGGCCGCCGCGCCAATTTCCGGCAGCGACAACGACCGTTATATGATTCGTGCCGCATTGGCCAATGCCCAAGCCGCCGAAGTGGATAATTTCATCCGCTTTGACGTGCAAGATGCGCAGGCCGCTCGACCAAACGGCGAACACGGCATTATGATTTCCAATCCTCCTTATGGTGTGCGCCTTGCCGAAATTCAGGCTTTGCAGGCGCTTTATCCTCAACTGGGCACATGGTTGAAACAGCATTACGCAGGCTGGCTTGCTGGGATGTTTACCGGCGATCGCGATATGCCGAAATTTATGCGCCTTTCTCCGAAGCGTAAAATTCCATTGTTCAATGGCAACTTGGATTGCCGATTGTTTTTGATGGATATGGTTAAAGGCTCAAATCGGGGCTAA